A genomic window from Triticum urartu cultivar G1812 chromosome 7, Tu2.1, whole genome shotgun sequence includes:
- the LOC125521427 gene encoding probable E3 ubiquitin-protein ligase ARI7 yields MASSDNDDQGYSDFDEEEDPIELESDDDMAALLAARRQKYKVITEGAVRALQDDCIAGVADLIQVPPAIAAIVLRHCHWSTLVVQDKWFSDEQGLRAAVGLLPPSDGDAVAEPKRKRKDKKLTCDLCFDNHPPGQMRSAGCGHLYCRVCWRWYVRAAVEDGARCLSLRCPDPSCSAAVLRDLVDDVADEEDKQRYAGFALRSYVEESKTMRWCPAPGCGLAMEYLGGETLSEQLDVVCDCGHGFCIVCAEESHRPVPCRTVRDWAAKNSSESESTNWVMANTKLCPKCRRPIEKNTGCNHMTCRDPCRHEFCWICLADYRVGHTCNRYEVDEIDARQAYARASLDRYMHYYERWVAHEHSRVRASEDMFELESAREGYLEGAAADEAQRQLGFLIDAYRQILEGRRMLRWTYAYGYFADRDKLNLLECLQGEAEDSLERLHKMAEAERTADENYYAADGGVSSYFDRLAKLTKQTHDYFESMAEAFQTDLD; encoded by the coding sequence ATGGCATCGAGCGACAACGACGACCAGGGCTACAGCGATTTcgacgaggaggaggacccgATCGAGCTCGAGTCGGACGACGACATGGCGGCGCTGCTGGCCGCGAGGAGGCAGAAGTACAAGGTCATCACCGAGGGTGCCGTGCGCGCGCTCCAGGACGACTGCATCGCCGGGGTCGCCGACCTCATCCAGGTCCCGCCGGCGATCGCGGCCATCGTCCTGCGCCACTGCCACTGGAGCACCCTCGTGGTCCAGGACAAGTGGTTCTCCGACGAGCAGGGCCTCCGCGCCGCCGTCGGTTTGCTACCGCCGAGCGACGGCGACGCCGTGGCGGAGCCCAAGCGCAAGCGCAAGGATAAGAAGCTCACCTGCGACCTTTGCTTCGACAATCACCCTCCAGGCCAGATGAGGTCGGCGGGGTGCGGCCATCTCTACTGCCGCGTGTGCTGGCGCTGGTACGTCCGCGCGGCGGTGGAGGACGGCGCCCGGTGCCTGTCGCTGCGGTGCCCGGACCCGTCCTGCTCGGCGGCCGTGCTCCGGGACCTGGTGGACGACGTCGCCGACGAGGAGGACAAGCAGCGGTACGCGGGGTTCGCGCTCCGGTCGTACGTGGAGGAGAGCAAGACCATGAGGTGGTGCCCCGCTCCCGGGTGCGGCCTCGCCATGGAGTATCTCGGCGGGGAAACCCTCAGCGAGCAGCTGGACGTGGTGTGCGACTGCGGCCACGGCTTCTGCATCGTCTGCGCCGAGGAGTCGCACCGGCCGGTGCCGTGCCGCACGGTGCGCGACTGGGCGGCCAAGAACAGCTCCGAGTCGGAGAGCACCAACTGGGTGATGGCCAACACCAAGCTGTGCCCCAAGTGCCGGCGCCCCATCGAGAAGAACACGGGCTGCAACCACATGACCTGCCGGGACCCCTGCCGCCACGAGTTCTGCTGGATCTGCCTCGCCGACTACCGCGTTGGCCACACCTGCAACCGCTACGAGGTCGACGAGATCGACGCCCGGCAGGCCTACGCCAGGGCCTCCCTCGACCGGTACATGCACTACTACGAGCGCTGGGTGGCGCACGAGCACTCGCGGGTGAGGGCCAGCGAGGACATGTTCGAGCTGGAGAGCGCCAGGGAGGGCTACCTCGAGGGCGCTGCCGCCGACGAGGCGCAGAGGCAGCTCGGCTTCCTCATCGACGCCTACCGGCAGATCCTCGAGGGCCGGCGGATGCTGAGGTGGACCTACGCGTACGGCTACTTCGCCGACAGGGACAAGCTCAACCTCCTCGAGTGCCTCCAGGGCGAGGCCGAGGACTCGCTGGAGCGCCTCCACAAGATGGCCGAGGCCGAGCGCACCGCCGACGAAAACTACTACGCTGCCGACGGCGGCGTCTCGTCCTACTTTGACAGGCTCGCCAAGCTCACCAAGCAGACCCACGATTACTTCGAGAGCATGGCTGAAGCTTTCCAAACCGATCTCGACTAG